A DNA window from Chelativorans sp. AA-79 contains the following coding sequences:
- a CDS encoding biopolymer transporter ExbD, translating to MSLIPPQRRRPKPNFSLTTVNIVFLLLLFYLAAGSLVSRGEVEADIPITRDLPLERLPRPLLLIAEGGLFLDGSPVPPGQAGARALAAMSATPGAAFVNLLAARTMPAGDFLTVVSAVQEAGVPVRVVTLHEGYGVKEVRP from the coding sequence ATGAGCCTTATTCCCCCGCAGCGCCGGCGGCCGAAGCCGAATTTCTCGCTGACCACGGTGAACATCGTGTTCCTGCTCCTGCTCTTCTACCTCGCTGCCGGAAGCCTCGTCTCGCGCGGCGAAGTGGAAGCCGACATCCCGATCACACGGGACCTGCCGCTGGAACGTTTGCCGCGCCCGCTGCTCCTGATCGCAGAAGGCGGGCTGTTCCTGGATGGGAGCCCGGTTCCGCCGGGACAGGCCGGCGCCCGCGCGCTTGCAGCCATGAGCGCCACGCCGGGAGCTGCCTTCGTGAACCTGCTTGCCGCCCGCACCATGCCTGCAGGCGATTTCCTCACGGTCGTTTCCGCCGTGCAGGAGGCCGGCGTGCCGGTGCGCGTGGTGACGCTGCACGAGGGCTATGGCGTGAAAGAGGTGCGGCCGTGA
- a CDS encoding MotA/TolQ/ExbB proton channel family protein, whose translation MRQVIIDQLLSAGGPVFVALVLTSVAALAVTIFKVLQFSRLGVGRSRAARSAVAIWAAGDRSRALQEARSEISPSSAAVASAMISFQHHPGDHQRARELAVQSAADQLTAMSRHMRVLESVVQAAPMLGLLGTVIGMISAFAELSAAGGAVDPSTLAGGIWTALLTTAAGLSIAIPFYFVSVWLESRIDDERATMEAAINAMLYSETGGAPPPAGAALPAGLLPQGFAGQRP comes from the coding sequence ATGCGGCAAGTCATCATCGACCAGTTGCTTTCCGCGGGCGGACCGGTCTTCGTTGCACTGGTCCTGACGTCTGTCGCGGCGCTTGCGGTGACGATATTCAAGGTCCTGCAATTTTCCCGTCTCGGCGTCGGGCGCTCGCGCGCGGCGCGGAGCGCGGTGGCCATATGGGCCGCGGGCGATAGGAGCCGCGCGCTGCAGGAGGCGCGGTCGGAGATCTCGCCCTCCTCCGCCGCCGTGGCGAGCGCCATGATCTCCTTCCAGCATCACCCCGGCGATCATCAGCGAGCGCGGGAACTCGCGGTTCAGAGCGCGGCGGACCAGCTCACCGCCATGTCCCGCCACATGCGGGTTCTGGAATCGGTCGTGCAGGCGGCGCCCATGCTCGGCCTCCTCGGCACGGTCATCGGCATGATCTCCGCCTTCGCCGAGCTTTCCGCAGCGGGCGGCGCCGTCGACCCGTCCACGCTCGCCGGCGGCATCTGGACCGCGCTGCTGACGACCGCCGCCGGGCTCAGCATCGCCATCCCCTTCTATTTCGTCTCCGTCTGGCTCGAATCGCGCATCGATGACGAGCGCGCCACGATGGAGGCCGCAATCAACGCCATGCTCTACAGCGAGACGGGCGGCGCCCCGCCTCCGGCCGGCGCGGCATTGCCGGCGGGTCTGCTGCCACAGGGGTTTGCGGGCCAGCGGCCCTGA
- a CDS encoding biopolymer transporter ExbD: protein MDRTTILPTPRRRRIAFVLTPLIDVIFLLLIFFMLSSQIAPYSLLPLGGVAAGTDEAEAAPAEAVNGAAQPLVVRIAHGEVTIGAERMAIAQLQDAVGHFRRQGVETYLLIPSGDAELQDVVSTLEAMKAASAGSVTLLNPIRERP from the coding sequence ATGGACCGGACCACGATATTGCCTACCCCCAGGCGCAGGCGCATCGCCTTCGTCCTCACGCCGCTGATCGACGTGATCTTCCTGCTTCTCATCTTCTTCATGCTCTCCTCTCAGATCGCGCCTTACTCGCTGCTGCCGCTCGGCGGCGTAGCTGCCGGTACGGATGAAGCAGAGGCGGCGCCCGCCGAAGCAGTCAACGGCGCTGCGCAGCCATTGGTTGTTCGGATCGCTCACGGCGAGGTGACGATCGGCGCGGAAAGGATGGCGATCGCGCAGCTCCAGGATGCCGTAGGCCACTTTCGACGACAGGGGGTGGAGACCTATCTGCTCATTCCCTCGGGAGATGCCGAGTTGCAGGACGTGGTCTCCACCCTCGAGGCAATGAAAGCCGCCTCGGCCGGCTCCGTCACCCTGCTTAACCCGATCCGGGAGCGGCCATGA
- a CDS encoding DUF1036 domain-containing protein, with protein MLAGLAFLLCLFLPAPRAGAAFTICNQTLDVVNVAVGQETGGVAAEDETWKFQTEGWWTVGANQCVNVIREDLVNRYIYVYATDVFWQPILSGTTDMCIESRRFAIRGIHDCWQRGHQAAKFIEVDTLEQARWTLFLTTFGP; from the coding sequence CTGCTCGCCGGCCTTGCCTTCCTCCTCTGCCTGTTCCTGCCCGCGCCGAGGGCCGGCGCGGCCTTCACCATCTGCAACCAGACGCTCGACGTGGTGAACGTCGCCGTCGGCCAGGAGACGGGCGGCGTGGCGGCCGAGGACGAAACCTGGAAGTTCCAGACCGAGGGCTGGTGGACCGTCGGAGCCAACCAGTGCGTCAACGTCATCCGCGAGGATCTGGTCAACCGCTACATCTATGTCTATGCGACCGACGTGTTCTGGCAGCCGATCCTGAGCGGCACGACGGACATGTGCATCGAAAGCCGCCGCTTCGCCATCCGCGGCATCCACGACTGCTGGCAGCGCGGGCACCAGGCGGCGAAGTTCATCGAAGTCGACACGCTGGAGCAGGCGCGATGGACCCTGTTCCTGACGACCTTCGGGCCGTGA
- a CDS encoding serine/threonine-protein kinase: MSSDDKTQILPGAHVDVGTQLSGIYELDERIAMGGMGEVFRGHNIQTGDPVAIKIVLPEFARDETILSLFKKEASILNHLSHEAIVRYHVFTIDPGMGRPYLAMEFVDGESLIDVMKRGPMPSQDVRRLCLRVASGLAAAHEAGIIHRDLSPDNVILPGGRVERAKIIDFGIARSAIVGGKTLLEGKFAGKYNYVSPEQLGLFGGEVTERSDIYSLGLVLAAVSLGAPLDMSGSQLEVIEKRRVVPDISSMDPTLRPLVEAMLQPDPANRPPGMAEIAAWLSQQDAAATIPPRQNDSAPTVSTAPGTGGTSAEAVVAESPFGPVAPPQTPFTASAAPGSQAGGRPPGPKRFILPSAAVILLAAAGGGAYYLDLFGRSPSMPDAPAQQAETPLLAPNDPEQQASAEPAGSTSPPASESATAAPPTVEQADRQPQETASPAAQPGPEEVQAPSMHAPAPQQAALSSDTAAPSAPATPGTEASPPAELTAVLPGAPRQDAAKVIDDVATRVSWIRDYGDRDCFYATAVSVTDKSAEIEGFGRSVEPFEALLQDFQKTFHIEPEIGARLIEPEQCVITDFLRQVGGSAASAPVLSLGQTLIANGAEVHGEIAKLNGRKIDLILIDHKGMAYSLNKHVRNEGGRAEFSINVGLASADLARNRTVPQVVVAVVSRNGLDAANFSRPIRASEVLPRVLAEISAGGPESTAVAKYFRLGG, translated from the coding sequence ATGTCGTCGGACGATAAGACGCAGATCCTCCCGGGCGCGCATGTCGATGTCGGCACGCAGCTTTCCGGCATTTACGAGCTCGACGAGCGCATCGCCATGGGCGGCATGGGGGAGGTCTTCCGCGGGCACAACATCCAGACGGGCGATCCCGTCGCCATCAAGATCGTGCTTCCCGAGTTCGCGCGCGACGAGACCATCCTGTCGCTCTTCAAGAAGGAAGCCTCCATCCTCAACCACCTCTCGCACGAGGCCATCGTCCGCTACCACGTCTTCACCATCGATCCCGGCATGGGGCGGCCTTATCTCGCCATGGAGTTCGTCGACGGCGAGTCGCTCATCGACGTGATGAAGCGCGGACCGATGCCGTCGCAGGACGTGCGCCGGCTCTGCCTGCGGGTGGCGTCCGGCCTGGCCGCCGCGCACGAGGCGGGCATCATTCACCGCGATCTCTCGCCCGACAACGTCATCCTTCCGGGCGGCCGGGTGGAAAGGGCCAAGATCATCGATTTCGGCATCGCCCGCTCGGCCATCGTCGGCGGCAAGACGCTCCTCGAAGGCAAGTTCGCCGGCAAGTACAACTATGTCTCGCCGGAGCAGCTCGGCCTGTTCGGCGGCGAGGTGACCGAGCGGTCGGACATCTACAGCCTCGGCCTCGTGCTCGCCGCGGTCTCGCTCGGCGCGCCGCTCGACATGAGCGGGTCGCAGCTCGAAGTCATCGAGAAGCGCCGTGTGGTGCCCGACATCTCCTCCATGGACCCGACCCTTCGCCCGCTCGTGGAGGCGATGCTCCAGCCGGATCCCGCGAACCGCCCGCCCGGCATGGCGGAGATCGCCGCCTGGCTGTCGCAGCAGGACGCGGCAGCGACCATTCCGCCCCGGCAGAATGACTCCGCACCCACGGTCTCGACCGCGCCCGGCACCGGCGGAACGAGCGCGGAAGCCGTCGTCGCGGAAAGTCCTTTCGGCCCCGTCGCGCCACCGCAGACGCCCTTCACCGCCAGCGCGGCCCCCGGGTCCCAAGCGGGCGGCAGGCCGCCCGGACCGAAGCGCTTCATCCTGCCGTCCGCCGCCGTCATCCTCCTGGCCGCCGCCGGTGGCGGTGCCTACTACCTGGACCTCTTCGGTCGCTCACCATCCATGCCGGATGCCCCTGCGCAGCAAGCCGAAACGCCCTTGCTTGCGCCAAACGATCCCGAGCAGCAGGCCTCTGCGGAGCCGGCGGGCTCGACATCACCGCCCGCAAGCGAATCCGCCACGGCAGCGCCGCCGACGGTGGAGCAGGCCGATCGGCAACCGCAGGAGACTGCCTCACCGGCCGCGCAGCCAGGGCCGGAGGAGGTTCAGGCACCTTCGATGCATGCGCCTGCCCCGCAGCAGGCCGCGCTCTCGTCCGACACGGCCGCTCCCTCGGCTCCCGCCACGCCCGGAACGGAAGCCTCGCCTCCGGCCGAGCTGACAGCAGTCCTCCCCGGAGCGCCCCGGCAGGACGCGGCAAAGGTCATTGACGACGTCGCTACCCGGGTCTCCTGGATCCGCGACTATGGCGACAGGGACTGTTTCTATGCCACCGCGGTCTCGGTCACGGACAAATCGGCGGAGATCGAGGGTTTCGGGCGCAGCGTGGAGCCGTTCGAGGCCCTGCTTCAGGATTTCCAGAAGACCTTCCATATCGAGCCCGAGATCGGCGCCCGCCTCATCGAGCCGGAACAATGCGTCATCACCGATTTCCTGCGCCAGGTCGGGGGCTCGGCGGCGTCCGCGCCCGTGCTGTCGCTCGGTCAGACGCTCATTGCCAACGGCGCGGAAGTGCATGGCGAGATCGCCAAGCTCAACGGGCGCAAGATCGACCTGATCCTGATCGACCACAAGGGCATGGCCTACAGCCTCAACAAGCACGTGAGGAATGAGGGCGGAAGGGCGGAGTTCAGCATCAATGTCGGCCTCGCCAGTGCCGACCTCGCCCGGAACAGGACCGTTCCCCAGGTCGTTGTCGCCGTCGTCAGCAGGAACGGCCTGGACGCCGCGAATTTTTCCCGTCCGATCCGCGCGTCGGAAGTGCTGCCGCGGGTACTGGCCGAGATCAGTGCCGGAGGTCCGGAAAGCACGGCGGTCGCCAAATATTTCCGGCTCGGCGGCTGA